Proteins from one Pontibacter korlensis genomic window:
- a CDS encoding acyl-CoA desaturase, with translation MAILIFFVVHWYLSLFVQTFYLHRYAAHKMFTMNPFWEKAFYLLTYIAQGSSFLSPRAYAILHRMHHAFSDTERDPHSPHFSNNAFTMMWKTKEIYNNVLNNRIEPERRFEGDYPVWPALERVGDSYFSRIGWGVAYVLFYIAFATQWWMFLLLPIHFLMGPVHGAIVNWSGHKYGYQNFDNNDKSRNSLFFDFLTGGELFQNNHHKLPNRVNFGVKWWEVDPTWPVIWTLDKLSIIKLKPVKVKAAKAPRVKANA, from the coding sequence ATGGCCATTCTAATCTTTTTCGTGGTGCACTGGTACCTGTCGCTGTTTGTACAGACGTTCTACTTGCACCGCTATGCAGCCCACAAAATGTTCACTATGAACCCGTTCTGGGAAAAAGCATTTTACCTGCTAACATACATTGCACAAGGCTCCTCTTTCCTATCGCCACGCGCATACGCAATTTTGCACCGCATGCACCACGCATTCTCTGATACAGAGCGTGACCCGCACTCGCCGCACTTTTCTAATAATGCTTTCACGATGATGTGGAAGACCAAAGAAATCTATAACAATGTACTTAATAACCGTATAGAGCCGGAGCGCCGTTTCGAAGGGGACTACCCTGTATGGCCTGCACTGGAAAGAGTCGGTGATTCATATTTCTCCCGCATTGGCTGGGGTGTGGCTTACGTGCTGTTTTACATCGCTTTTGCCACCCAGTGGTGGATGTTCCTGTTGCTGCCGATCCACTTCCTGATGGGACCAGTACACGGTGCTATTGTAAACTGGAGCGGCCACAAATATGGCTATCAGAACTTCGACAACAATGATAAGTCAAGAAACTCTCTTTTCTTTGACTTTCTGACAGGCGGAGAACTGTTCCAGAATAACCACCACAAGCTACCAAACCGTGTTAACTTCGGTGTTAAGTGGTGGGAAGTAGACCCAACCTGGCCAGTTATCTGGACGCTGGATAAGCTAAGCATTATTAAGCTGAAGCCTGTGAAGGTGAAAGCTGCTAAAGCACCAAGAGTTAAAGCAAATGCCTAA
- a CDS encoding RluA family pseudouridine synthase has product MALDVLFEDNHVLVVNKPAGLLVHGDETGDITLADLAKEYIRQKYNKPGNVFVGVVHRLDRPVSGVVLLAKTSKALTRLNELFRSKKTEKTYWAVVQNRPKQEQGNLVHWLVKDSSRNITKAFAKENQAGARSELNYKLLSTQQGKYLLEVNPITGRPHQIRVQLSSMRCPILGDLKYGAAQPLPDKSIALHARRLQFSHPTLKTPVTVSAPPPDTPVWALFRQLK; this is encoded by the coding sequence ATGGCCTTAGACGTGCTTTTTGAGGATAACCATGTGCTGGTGGTAAACAAACCGGCAGGTCTGTTGGTGCATGGCGATGAAACCGGGGATATAACGCTGGCTGACCTGGCTAAGGAGTACATCAGGCAGAAGTATAATAAGCCCGGCAATGTATTTGTGGGTGTCGTGCATCGCCTCGATAGGCCAGTTAGCGGTGTAGTGCTGCTGGCTAAAACATCTAAGGCTTTAACCCGCCTGAACGAGCTGTTCCGCAGCAAGAAAACAGAAAAAACTTATTGGGCGGTGGTACAAAACCGTCCGAAGCAGGAACAGGGAAACCTGGTACACTGGCTGGTAAAAGACAGCTCCCGCAACATTACCAAAGCCTTTGCCAAAGAAAACCAGGCTGGGGCAAGATCAGAGTTAAACTATAAATTACTGAGCACTCAGCAGGGTAAATATCTTTTAGAAGTCAACCCTATCACAGGCAGGCCCCACCAGATCCGGGTACAACTCTCTTCTATGCGCTGCCCTATCCTCGGTGACTTAAAGTACGGTGCAGCACAACCCTTACCCGATAAAAGTATAGCCCTACATGCCCGCCGCCTACAGTTTAGCCACCCTACCCTTAAGACACCAGTTACGGTAAGTGCTCCCCCTCCGGATACTCCGGTTTGGGCACTTTTCAGGCAGCTGAAGTAG
- the panB gene encoding 3-methyl-2-oxobutanoate hydroxymethyltransferase, protein MSVHKNDIKRITTHQLQNMKERGEKISMLTAYDYSMATILDAAGVDVLLVGDSASNVMAGHETTLPITLDQMIYHASSVVRGVKRAFVVVDLPFGSYQGNSSEALRSTIRIMKESGAHGIKLEGGAEIKESITRILSAGVPVMGHLGLTPQSIYKFGTYSVRAKEEAEAQKLIDDALLLQELGCFSIVLEKIPSELARRVAEKLTIPIIGIGAGPHVDGQVLVVHDMLGINKEFKPRFLRRYADLHSVMTEAVQNYVHDVKNKDFPNEQEAY, encoded by the coding sequence ATGTCTGTACATAAAAATGATATAAAGCGAATCACCACGCACCAACTTCAGAACATGAAGGAGCGTGGCGAGAAAATATCCATGCTTACAGCTTACGATTACTCTATGGCAACTATACTGGATGCCGCAGGAGTAGATGTGCTGCTTGTTGGGGACTCAGCCTCTAATGTGATGGCTGGCCATGAAACAACGCTACCAATTACGCTGGACCAGATGATCTACCACGCCTCTTCTGTAGTGAGAGGTGTAAAAAGGGCCTTTGTGGTGGTAGACCTCCCATTTGGCTCTTATCAAGGTAATTCCTCAGAGGCCCTGCGCTCCACTATACGCATCATGAAAGAATCTGGCGCGCATGGCATCAAGCTGGAGGGTGGCGCTGAGATAAAGGAATCTATTACACGCATACTTAGCGCAGGTGTACCTGTAATGGGTCATTTGGGCCTTACACCTCAGTCCATCTATAAATTTGGCACCTACTCTGTACGCGCTAAGGAAGAAGCCGAGGCTCAGAAACTGATCGATGACGCACTGCTGCTGCAGGAGCTAGGCTGTTTTTCTATTGTACTGGAGAAGATACCATCTGAGCTTGCAAGGCGTGTAGCCGAAAAACTAACTATACCGATTATTGGCATAGGCGCTGGCCCACATGTAGATGGCCAGGTACTGGTAGTGCACGACATGCTGGGTATCAACAAAGAGTTTAAGCCACGCTTTCTGCGCCGCTATGCCGATCTGCACAGCGTTATGACAGAGGCTGTTCAGAACTACGTGCACGACGTCAAGAATAAAGATTTTCCAAACGAACAGGAAGCATACTAA